A genomic stretch from Mycobacterium malmoense includes:
- a CDS encoding anthranilate synthase component I — MHDHLAATTSREDFCVLAAEHRVVPVTRKVLADSETPLSAYRKLAANRPGTFLLESAENGRSWSRWSFIGAGAPSALTVRDGDAVWLGAVPQDAPTGGDPLQALRATLELLATAALPGLPPLSGGMVGFFAYDLVRRLERLPELAVDDLHLPDMLLLLATDLAAVDHHEGTITLIANAVNWNGTDERVDEAYDDAVARLDVMTAALGQPLSSTVATFSRPEPRHRAQRTVEEYGKIVDYLVDQIAAGEAFQVVPSQRFEMDTNVDPIDVYRMLRATNPSPYMYLLHVPNSAGATDFSVVGSSPEALVTVADGRATTHPIAGTRWRGQTDEEDQLLEKELLADDKERAEHLMLVDLGRNDLGRVCTPGTVRVEDYSHIERYSHVMHLVSTVTGMLGGGRTALDAVTACFPAGTLSGAPKVRAMELIEEVEKTRRGLYGGVVGYLDFAGNADFAIAIRTALMRDGTAYVQAGGGVVADSNGPYEYTEATNKARAVLNAIAAAETLTAPDRDG; from the coding sequence GTGCACGATCACCTGGCCGCCACCACCTCACGGGAGGACTTCTGTGTGCTTGCGGCGGAACACCGCGTGGTTCCGGTGACCCGCAAGGTCTTAGCCGACAGCGAGACGCCGCTGTCGGCCTACCGCAAACTCGCCGCCAACCGCCCGGGCACGTTTCTGCTGGAATCCGCCGAGAACGGCCGGTCCTGGTCGCGGTGGTCGTTCATCGGGGCGGGGGCGCCGTCGGCGCTGACCGTGCGCGACGGCGACGCGGTGTGGCTCGGCGCCGTGCCGCAGGACGCGCCCACCGGCGGCGACCCGCTGCAGGCCCTGCGGGCCACCCTGGAGCTGCTGGCCACCGCGGCGCTGCCCGGGCTTCCGCCGCTGTCGGGCGGCATGGTCGGGTTCTTCGCCTATGACCTGGTGCGGCGCCTCGAGCGCCTGCCCGAGCTGGCGGTCGACGACCTCCACCTGCCGGACATGTTGCTGCTGCTGGCCACCGACCTGGCGGCGGTCGACCACCACGAGGGCACCATCACGCTGATCGCCAACGCCGTGAACTGGAACGGCACCGACGAACGCGTCGACGAGGCCTACGACGACGCGGTCGCCCGGCTGGACGTGATGACCGCGGCGCTGGGCCAGCCGCTGTCGTCGACGGTGGCCACGTTCAGCAGGCCCGAGCCCCGACACCGGGCGCAGCGCACCGTCGAGGAATACGGCAAGATCGTCGACTACCTCGTCGACCAGATCGCGGCCGGCGAAGCCTTCCAGGTGGTGCCCTCGCAGCGCTTCGAGATGGACACCAACGTCGATCCCATCGACGTGTACCGGATGCTGCGGGCAACCAACCCCAGCCCCTACATGTATCTGCTGCACGTGCCGAATAGTGCTGGGGCGACGGACTTTTCGGTCGTCGGGTCCAGTCCGGAGGCGCTGGTCACCGTCGCCGACGGCCGGGCCACGACGCACCCGATCGCCGGAACCCGGTGGCGCGGGCAGACCGACGAAGAAGACCAGCTGCTGGAGAAAGAACTGCTCGCCGACGACAAGGAACGCGCCGAACACCTGATGCTGGTCGACCTCGGCCGCAACGACCTCGGCCGGGTCTGCACGCCGGGCACCGTGCGGGTCGAGGATTACAGCCACATCGAACGCTATAGCCACGTCATGCACCTGGTGTCGACGGTGACCGGGATGCTCGGCGGGGGCCGCACGGCCCTGGACGCGGTGACGGCGTGCTTCCCGGCCGGCACACTCTCGGGCGCACCCAAGGTGCGGGCCATGGAGTTGATCGAAGAGGTGGAAAAGACGCGCCGCGGACTCTACGGCGGCGTGGTCGGTTACCTCGACTTCGCCGGCAACGCCGACTTCGCGATCGCCATCCGCACCGCGCTGATGCGCGACGGCACCGCCTACGTCCAGGCCGGTGGCGGCGTGGTGGCCGACTCCAACGGCCCCTACGAGTACACCGAGGCCACCAACAAGGCGCGGGCGGTGCTCAATGCGATCGCCGCCGCCGAGACGCTGACCGCCCCGGACCGCGATGGGTGA
- a CDS encoding TIGR02234 family membrane protein — protein sequence MGDTRPARSGRLTIGIAQLLLVVAAGALWTASRLPWVVIRSFDGLGPPKEVTLSGASWSTALVPLALLILATAAAALAVRGWPLRVLAGLMAAASLAVGYLGISLWVIPDVAVRGADLAHVSLASLVGTERHHWGAGAAVAAAVCTLAAAVLLMRSASVLGSDRSGATKYAAPATRRSNARREDADGVTPEVSERMIWDALDEGRDPTDRPYESDTEGR from the coding sequence ATGGGTGATACCCGCCCGGCTCGGTCCGGCCGGCTGACGATCGGGATAGCCCAGCTGTTGCTGGTGGTTGCCGCGGGGGCGCTGTGGACGGCGTCGCGGCTGCCCTGGGTCGTCATCCGGTCGTTCGACGGGCTGGGCCCGCCAAAGGAGGTGACCCTGTCCGGCGCCTCGTGGTCGACGGCGCTGGTGCCGTTGGCGCTGCTCATACTGGCCACCGCGGCCGCCGCGCTCGCGGTGCGTGGCTGGCCGTTGCGGGTGCTGGCGGGACTGATGGCGGCGGCCAGCCTTGCGGTCGGCTATCTGGGCATCAGCCTGTGGGTGATTCCGGACGTGGCCGTGCGCGGCGCCGACCTCGCGCATGTCTCGCTGGCATCGCTGGTGGGAACCGAGCGGCACCATTGGGGGGCGGGCGCCGCGGTGGCCGCCGCGGTGTGCACCCTGGCCGCGGCCGTCTTATTGATGCGGTCTGCTTCGGTTTTGGGGTCGGACCGCTCGGGCGCAACGAAATATGCGGCGCCCGCGACCCGCCGGTCGAATGCGCGACGCGAAGACGCTGACGGGGTGACGCCGGAGGTGTCGGAGCGGATGATCTGGGATGCGCTTGACGAGGGTCGCGACCCCACCGATCGGCCCTACGAGTCGGACACCGAGGGTCGGTGA
- the trpC gene encoding indole-3-glycerol phosphate synthase TrpC gives MSPATVLDSILEGVRADVAAREALISLSEIKAAAAAAPPPLDVMAALREPGIGVIAEVKRASPSAGSLAPIADPAKLARAYEDGGARIISVLTEERRFQGSLDDLDAIRATVSIPVLRKDFVVQPYQIHEARAHGADMLLLIVAALDQSALVSMLDRTESLGMTALVEVHTEQEADRALKAGAKVIGVNARDLATLEVDRDCFARIAPGLPSSVIRIAESGVRGTGDLLAYAGAGADAVLVGEGLVKSGDPRAAVADLVTAGTHPSCPKPAR, from the coding sequence ATGAGTCCGGCAACCGTGCTTGACTCCATCCTCGAGGGAGTCCGGGCCGACGTTGCCGCGCGCGAAGCGCTCATCAGCCTGTCCGAAATCAAAGCGGCCGCCGCCGCCGCACCGCCACCGCTGGACGTGATGGCCGCGTTACGCGAGCCCGGTATCGGCGTCATCGCCGAGGTCAAGCGCGCCAGTCCGTCGGCCGGTTCACTGGCGCCCATCGCCGACCCGGCAAAGCTGGCCCGAGCCTACGAAGACGGCGGTGCCCGGATCATCAGCGTCCTGACCGAGGAGAGGCGTTTCCAGGGCTCGCTCGACGACCTCGACGCGATCCGGGCCACGGTGTCGATTCCGGTGTTGCGCAAAGACTTTGTGGTGCAGCCTTATCAGATCCACGAGGCGCGTGCGCACGGCGCCGACATGCTGTTGCTCATCGTGGCCGCGCTGGACCAGTCGGCGTTGGTGTCCATGCTCGACCGCACCGAATCGCTTGGCATGACGGCGCTCGTCGAGGTGCACACCGAGCAGGAAGCCGATCGGGCGCTGAAGGCCGGCGCCAAGGTGATCGGCGTCAACGCCCGCGATCTCGCGACGCTGGAGGTGGACCGGGATTGCTTCGCGCGCATCGCTCCCGGGCTGCCCAGCAGCGTGATCAGGATCGCCGAGTCCGGTGTGCGTGGCACCGGAGACCTGCTGGCGTATGCCGGTGCGGGTGCCGACGCCGTGTTGGTCGGTGAAGGTTTGGTCAAAAGTGGTGACCCGCGTGCCGCGGTTGCCGACCTTGTCACCGCGGGCACCCATCCGTCCTGTCCGAAACCCGCTCGCTAG
- the trpB gene encoding tryptophan synthase subunit beta, producing the protein MVDLTRRELPLSSEAIAEPTRHDPDPGGHFGVYGGRYVAEALMAVIEEVTAAYEKERVNPDFLDTLDNLQANYAGRPSPLYEAARLGEHAGGARIFLKREDLNHTGSHKINNVLGQALLAKRMGKTRVIAETGAGQHGVATATACALLGLDCVIYMGAVDTARQALNVARMRLLGAEVVSVDSGSQTLKDAINEAFRDWVTNADNTYYCFGTAAGPHPFPTMVRDFQRIIGLETRVQIQAQAGRLPDAVTACVGGGSNAIGIFHAFLDDPGVRLVGFEAAGDGVETGRHAATFTGGSPGAFQGSYSYLLQDEDGQTIESHSISAGLDYPGVGPEHAWLRETGRAEYRPITDAEAMDAFRLLCRTEGIIPAIESAHAVAGALKLGVELGRGAVIVVNLSGRGDKDVETAAKWFGLLDQGKQ; encoded by the coding sequence ATGGTAGACCTAACCCGCCGGGAGCTTCCGCTTTCGAGCGAGGCCATCGCCGAACCCACCCGCCACGATCCCGACCCGGGTGGTCATTTCGGCGTTTATGGCGGTCGCTACGTCGCCGAGGCGCTGATGGCGGTGATCGAAGAAGTCACCGCCGCCTACGAGAAGGAACGCGTCAACCCGGATTTCTTGGACACGCTGGATAACTTGCAGGCCAACTATGCAGGCCGGCCGTCACCGCTGTATGAGGCGGCCCGGCTCGGTGAGCACGCGGGTGGCGCACGAATCTTCCTCAAACGAGAAGACTTGAACCACACCGGTTCTCACAAGATCAACAACGTGCTCGGCCAGGCGTTGCTGGCCAAGAGAATGGGCAAGACGCGGGTGATCGCCGAGACCGGCGCCGGTCAGCACGGCGTCGCCACCGCCACCGCATGCGCGCTGCTCGGACTGGACTGCGTGATTTATATGGGCGCCGTCGACACCGCGCGCCAGGCGCTCAACGTGGCACGGATGCGGCTGCTGGGCGCCGAGGTCGTCTCGGTCGACAGCGGTTCGCAAACGCTCAAGGACGCCATCAACGAGGCGTTCCGGGATTGGGTCACCAACGCCGACAACACGTACTACTGCTTCGGCACCGCGGCTGGACCCCATCCCTTTCCGACCATGGTGCGCGACTTTCAGCGCATCATCGGCCTGGAGACCCGCGTTCAGATCCAGGCTCAGGCGGGCCGGTTGCCCGACGCGGTCACCGCGTGCGTCGGCGGCGGATCCAACGCCATCGGGATCTTCCACGCGTTCCTCGATGACCCCGGCGTCCGGCTGGTCGGATTCGAGGCCGCCGGCGACGGCGTCGAAACCGGCAGGCATGCCGCGACATTTACCGGCGGTTCGCCCGGGGCCTTCCAGGGATCGTATTCCTACCTGCTGCAAGACGAGGACGGCCAGACCATCGAATCCCATTCGATCTCAGCGGGTTTGGACTATCCGGGGGTGGGTCCCGAACACGCGTGGCTCAGGGAAACCGGACGGGCCGAATACCGGCCCATCACCGACGCCGAGGCGATGGACGCGTTCCGACTGCTGTGCCGCACCGAAGGCATCATTCCGGCCATCGAATCCGCGCACGCGGTCGCCGGTGCCCTCAAGCTGGGTGTCGAACTGGGAAGGGGCGCGGTCATTGTGGTGAACCTGTCGGGCCGCGGCGACAAGGACGTCGAGACGGCCGCGAAGTGGTTCGGGCTCCTGGACCAGGGCAAGCAATGA
- the trpA gene encoding tryptophan synthase subunit alpha, translated as MTVEQSEASRLGPTFDACREDNRAALIGYLPTGYPDVPISVDAMLALVESGCDIIEVGVPYSDPGMDGPTIARATEAALRGGVRVRDTLAAVEAISLAGGRAVVMTYWNPVLHYGVDAFARDLAAAGGHGLITPDLIPDEAGQWLAASEEHRLDRIFLVAPSSTPQRLATTVEASRGFVYAASTMGVTGARDAVSRAAPELVRRVKAVSDIPVGVGLGVRSREQAAQIGSYADGVIVGSALVSALGDGGLPALRSLTEELATGVRQRVAAS; from the coding sequence ATGACGGTGGAGCAAAGCGAGGCCAGCAGGCTGGGTCCCACTTTCGATGCGTGCCGCGAGGACAATCGCGCGGCGCTGATCGGCTATCTGCCCACCGGTTACCCCGACGTGCCCATCTCCGTGGACGCGATGCTCGCCCTGGTCGAATCCGGTTGCGACATCATCGAAGTCGGAGTCCCGTATTCGGATCCGGGCATGGACGGCCCGACCATCGCCAGGGCGACCGAGGCCGCGCTGCGCGGGGGAGTACGGGTCCGGGACACGTTGGCCGCGGTCGAGGCGATCAGCCTGGCCGGCGGACGCGCCGTGGTGATGACCTACTGGAATCCGGTGCTGCACTACGGGGTTGACGCGTTCGCGCGGGACCTCGCGGCGGCCGGCGGGCACGGCCTGATCACTCCCGACCTCATCCCCGACGAAGCCGGGCAATGGTTGGCGGCATCCGAGGAGCATCGGTTGGATCGCATATTTCTTGTGGCGCCCTCGTCGACACCCCAGCGGTTGGCGACCACCGTCGAGGCATCGCGCGGGTTCGTCTACGCGGCATCGACAATGGGTGTGACCGGCGCGCGCGACGCGGTATCACGGGCCGCACCGGAATTGGTGCGCAGGGTGAAGGCGGTGTCCGACATACCCGTCGGCGTCGGCCTGGGAGTGCGGTCGCGAGAGCAGGCCGCGCAGATCGGCAGCTACGCCGATGGTGTCATCGTCGGATCCGCGCTGGTGTCGGCGCTGGGCGACGGTGGTTTGCCCGCATTGCGCTCATTGACAGAGGAATTGGCCACGGGCGTGCGGCAGAGGGTGGCCGCCTCATGA
- a CDS encoding prolipoprotein diacylglyceryl transferase: MTNLLAYFPSPPQGVWHLGPLPIRAYALFIIAGIVVCLVIGDRRWEARGGQRGVIYDIALWAVPFGLVGGRLYHLATDWRTYWGPGGAGFGAALRIWDGGLGIWGAVALGGVGAWIGVRRRGIPLPAFADAIAPGIVLAQAIGRLGNYFNQELYGRETTMPWGLEIFYRRDPSGYVDPHSLDGVSTGQVAFVVQPTFLYELIWNVLVFVALIYLDRRFRLGHGRLFALYVAGYCVGRFGVELLRNDTATHIAGIRINVFTSTFVFIGAVVYIILAPKGREAPESLRGKGHGPDESPESEPATVASAAVDGGESGDKAEAEVQEAEAEPDEIEVAKTEEPEPEAGEPDIAETEVAEPEAEEPEADSESSEPEDAAEKAAQDDASNELDSDAGEAAEEASADDATISDTGGSTRRRFSFRPRSRRVR; the protein is encoded by the coding sequence ATGACGAACTTGCTCGCCTATTTCCCCAGCCCGCCGCAAGGCGTATGGCACCTGGGGCCGTTGCCCATTCGCGCCTACGCGCTGTTCATCATCGCCGGCATCGTGGTCTGCCTGGTGATCGGCGACCGGCGCTGGGAGGCCCGCGGCGGCCAGCGCGGCGTCATCTACGACATCGCGCTGTGGGCCGTGCCGTTCGGACTGGTGGGCGGCAGGCTCTATCACCTGGCCACCGACTGGCGGACCTACTGGGGCCCGGGTGGCGCCGGGTTCGGTGCGGCGCTGCGGATCTGGGACGGCGGCTTGGGCATCTGGGGCGCGGTAGCCCTCGGCGGCGTCGGCGCGTGGATCGGCGTTCGGCGCCGCGGAATTCCGTTGCCCGCCTTCGCCGACGCGATCGCCCCGGGAATCGTCCTGGCGCAGGCCATCGGCCGGCTCGGCAACTATTTCAACCAGGAGCTCTACGGCCGGGAAACCACGATGCCGTGGGGCTTGGAGATCTTCTACCGTCGGGATCCGTCCGGCTACGTCGACCCGCATTCGCTCGACGGCGTCTCGACGGGGCAGGTCGCGTTCGTCGTGCAACCCACGTTCCTTTACGAATTGATTTGGAACGTCCTGGTTTTCGTCGCATTGATCTACCTGGACCGGAGGTTCAGGCTGGGCCACGGGCGGTTGTTCGCGCTCTACGTGGCCGGCTACTGCGTCGGGCGCTTCGGTGTCGAGCTGCTGCGCAACGACACCGCCACACACATTGCCGGGATCCGGATCAACGTGTTCACGTCGACCTTCGTGTTCATCGGCGCCGTGGTGTACATCATCCTGGCGCCGAAGGGCCGCGAGGCCCCCGAGAGCCTGCGCGGCAAAGGCCATGGTCCCGACGAATCGCCAGAATCCGAACCGGCGACCGTCGCGTCGGCCGCGGTTGACGGTGGGGAAAGCGGAGACAAGGCCGAAGCCGAAGTTCAGGAGGCGGAGGCCGAACCCGACGAGATCGAAGTGGCCAAGACCGAAGAACCAGAGCCCGAAGCCGGAGAACCGGATATCGCGGAGACGGAAGTCGCGGAGCCCGAAGCCGAAGAGCCCGAGGCTGATTCAGAGTCATCGGAGCCGGAAGACGCGGCTGAAAAGGCCGCGCAAGACGACGCGTCAAACGAATTAGACTCCGACGCGGGAGAGGCCGCTGAGGAGGCCTCCGCCGATGACGCGACGATATCGGACACCGGCGGCTCAACCCGGCGGCGATTCAGCTTTCGACCGAGGAGCCGAAGGGTCCGCTAG